A section of the Gemmatimonadota bacterium genome encodes:
- a CDS encoding sugar phosphate isomerase/epimerase, whose product MMIRLGTMTSVCPDWSIEQIIDGMQRHGFEGLEPRAGWGHASGFELDMPAADRDAARAKIEDAGLKISCVATGAKFAAEDPADLDKSIAEANAAIDLAADLGAGLIRTFGGARGKGEVFWMVNRTAEAYKRVMDHAAERGVIVMMETHDEWCVSTQVRAVVEKVNHPNLGVLWDLMHTQRYMERPEETMQTIGAMAKHLHAHDGRYDTENGKITTVGLGEGDLDYVTPLKLLHDAEFDGFFSVEVIHKSGSDHDADATLKAYGDGFRKIVANF is encoded by the coding sequence ATGATGATTCGGTTGGGAACGATGACGAGCGTGTGTCCAGATTGGTCTATCGAGCAGATCATCGACGGAATGCAGCGCCATGGTTTCGAAGGATTGGAACCTCGCGCGGGATGGGGACACGCCTCGGGCTTTGAACTGGACATGCCTGCGGCTGATCGAGATGCAGCGCGGGCGAAAATAGAAGATGCTGGTTTAAAAATATCCTGTGTAGCTACCGGAGCAAAATTTGCTGCAGAAGACCCAGCAGATTTGGACAAATCCATCGCCGAGGCCAACGCAGCAATAGATCTCGCGGCTGATCTGGGTGCTGGATTGATTCGCACATTTGGCGGCGCACGCGGTAAGGGCGAAGTATTCTGGATGGTGAACCGCACGGCTGAGGCATACAAGCGCGTCATGGATCACGCGGCCGAGCGCGGCGTCATTGTCATGATGGAAACGCACGACGAATGGTGTGTCTCGACCCAGGTCCGCGCAGTGGTAGAAAAAGTGAATCACCCCAACCTCGGCGTATTGTGGGACCTCATGCACACCCAGCGCTATATGGAGCGACCCGAAGAAACCATGCAGACAATTGGTGCGATGGCCAAACACCTGCACGCACACGACGGGCGTTATGACACCGAAAATGGAAAAATTACAACAGTCGGTCTGGGCGAAGGCGACCTGGACTATGTCACGCCCCTAAAATTATTGCACGATGCCGAATTTGACGGCTTCTTTTCCGTGGAAGTAATCCACAAGTCCGGCAGCGATCACGATGCAGATGCAACCTTAAAAGCTTATGGCGATGGATTCAGAAAAATTGTCGCAAATTTTTAA